From Thermodesulfobacteriota bacterium:
GACCATTATTATATCCGGGTCTTGCCTTAGAAAACTCCTCAGGGCCGCGGCGAAGTTCAGCCCGATGTCCTCGTGCATCTGGACCTGGTTTATGCCCATAAGGTTGAACTCGACCGGGTCCTCGGCAGTGGATATGTTCTCGCTCGTCTTGTTAAGATCGGCGAGAGCGGAGTAGAGGGTCGTCGTCTTGCCGCTCCCGGTGGGGCCGGTAACGAGCACCAGGCCGCGCGGTTTATTGGAGAGCTCCTCCACTATAGGCGGGAGACCGAGATCGGCAAACGTCTTTATCTCGAAGGGTATGGCCCTGAAGACCCCGGCCACCGTCCCCCTCTGGACAAAGAGGTTGCCCCTGAAACGGCTGAGCCCCTTGATGCCGAAAGAGAAGTCCAGTTCGTTCTCCTCTTCGAAGGCGTGCTTCTGGATGTCGGTCAGTATCGAATAGGTCATCTGCCGCGTATCGGTCCCCGACATGACCGGCACGTTGGCCATGGGAGAGAGCTTGCCCCGCACCCTCACCCTCGGAGGAGAGCCCGCGGACACGTGAAGGTCCGAGGCCCCCTTCTCTATCATACTCTTAAGCAGATCCTGCAGGGTCGCCTTTTGCGCGCCCCCGGCCTGTGAGCCGCCCTCTACAGCCATAACAGCATCTCCTCTCCCTTTATAAGCCGTTTAGCCCCGGTCGGCGGCTAATCCGCCATCGTGACCCTCAGAATCTCCTCGACCGTGGTCACGCCCTCTTTAACCTTGTT
This genomic window contains:
- a CDS encoding ATPase, T2SS/T4P/T4SS family is translated as MAVEGGSQAGGAQKATLQDLLKSMIEKGASDLHVSAGSPPRVRVRGKLSPMANVPVMSGTDTRQMTYSILTDIQKHAFEEENELDFSFGIKGLSRFRGNLFVQRGTVAGVFRAIPFEIKTFADLGLPPIVEELSNKPRGLVLVTGPTGSGKTTTLYSALADLNKTSENISTAEDPVEFNLMGINQVQMHEDIGLNFAAALRSFLRQDPDIIMV